A section of the Enterobacter sp. C2 genome encodes:
- the yccA gene encoding FtsH protease modulator YccA gives MDRIVSASRGRTSLLSTHKVLRNTYFMLSLTLAFSAITATASTVLGLPSPGLILTLVGMYGLMFLTYKLADKPAGILAAFAFTGFLGYILGPMLNAYLSAGMGDLIGLALGGTALTFFCCSAYVLTTRKDMSFLGGMLMAGIVVVLIGMVANIFLQLPALHLAISAVFILISTGAILYETSNIIHGGETNYIRATVSLYVSLYNIFVSLLSILGFSSRD, from the coding sequence ATGGATCGTATTGTTAGCGCTTCACGCGGGCGTACATCGCTGCTCAGCACGCACAAAGTGCTGCGAAACACCTATTTTATGCTCAGCCTGACGCTGGCGTTCTCCGCGATTACCGCGACCGCCAGTACGGTGTTGGGCCTGCCGTCACCGGGGCTGATCCTGACCCTGGTGGGCATGTACGGCTTAATGTTCCTGACCTATAAGCTGGCGGATAAGCCTGCGGGTATCCTGGCCGCCTTCGCCTTTACCGGTTTCCTGGGTTACATCCTCGGGCCGATGCTTAACGCCTACCTCTCGGCGGGCATGGGCGATTTGATTGGTCTGGCGCTAGGCGGTACCGCCCTGACCTTCTTCTGCTGCTCGGCCTACGTGCTGACCACCCGCAAAGATATGTCTTTCCTCGGCGGAATGCTGATGGCGGGGATCGTGGTGGTGCTGATCGGGATGGTTGCCAACATTTTCCTGCAGCTGCCAGCCCTGCATCTGGCGATTAGCGCGGTGTTTATCCTGATCTCTACCGGCGCAATCCTGTATGAAACCAGCAACATTATTCACGGCGGCGAAACCAACTACATTCGCGCCACCGTCAGCCTCTACGTCTCGCTGTACAACATCTTTGTCAGCCTGCTGAGCATCCTGGGCTTCTCCAGCCGGGACTAA
- a CDS encoding ABC transporter substrate-binding protein yields the protein MKPQTGHRFALSLLATGIISISTAALAAHVPAGTTLAEQQTLVRNNGSEPASLDPHKVESNVEFDIISDLFEGLIAIGKDGSAQPRLAEKWENQDNTVWTFHLRPGITWSDGTAITAQDVVWSWQRLVDPATGSPYATYPGNMHIVNAADIAQGKKAPDTLGVKALDDTTLQVTLNQPTASFLPMLAHPSLVPVDKVLIGRFADKWTKPEHFVGSGPYKITDWVVNEKIVAVRNPRYWDDKHTVINTVTYLPISSETADVNRYKAGEIDMTNTIPVNQFAQLKKTLGAEVHITPQLATYYYQFNTTKPPFNDARVRRALNMALDKDIIADKVMGQGQRPAWVISQPEIGGVKIASPDYAAWPRDKRIAEAKKLLAEAGFDAAHPLTFNLLYNTMETHQRIAIAASSMWQKNLGVTAKLQNQEWKTMLDTMHTGNFDAVRYAWIADYDDAATFLNTFRTGDSENTSLYSNPAYDELMHSAAKAKDANERGKDYQQAEAILAQDVPAIPVYHYVRARLVKPWVGGFDPNNLGYVYTKDLYITKH from the coding sequence ATGAAACCACAGACAGGTCACCGTTTTGCCCTCTCGCTGCTGGCAACGGGCATTATAAGCATAAGTACCGCTGCACTGGCAGCTCATGTTCCAGCTGGAACCACGCTGGCGGAGCAGCAAACGCTAGTGCGCAATAACGGCAGCGAGCCGGCCTCCCTCGATCCACATAAGGTAGAAAGCAACGTCGAATTCGATATTATCAGCGACTTATTCGAGGGGCTGATCGCGATTGGAAAAGATGGCAGCGCACAGCCACGATTAGCAGAGAAGTGGGAGAATCAGGATAACACCGTCTGGACCTTCCACCTGCGCCCGGGTATCACCTGGTCGGACGGCACGGCGATCACCGCTCAGGACGTAGTCTGGAGCTGGCAGCGTCTGGTGGATCCGGCTACCGGCTCCCCGTACGCCACCTATCCGGGCAATATGCATATCGTTAACGCAGCGGATATTGCGCAGGGCAAAAAGGCCCCAGACACGCTAGGCGTGAAGGCGCTGGACGATACCACGCTGCAGGTTACCCTCAACCAGCCCACGGCGTCGTTCCTGCCCATGCTGGCACACCCGTCGCTGGTGCCGGTTGATAAGGTACTGATTGGTCGCTTTGCCGATAAGTGGACCAAGCCGGAGCACTTTGTCGGCAGCGGGCCGTACAAAATCACCGACTGGGTGGTGAACGAGAAGATTGTTGCGGTGCGCAATCCGCGCTACTGGGACGACAAGCACACCGTGATTAACACCGTCACTTATCTGCCTATCAGCTCTGAGACTGCCGACGTCAACCGCTACAAGGCGGGTGAAATCGATATGACCAACACCATTCCGGTAAACCAGTTTGCCCAACTGAAGAAAACCCTGGGCGCAGAAGTGCATATCACGCCGCAACTGGCGACGTACTACTACCAGTTCAATACCACTAAGCCGCCTTTTAACGATGCGCGGGTACGCCGGGCGCTGAATATGGCGCTGGATAAAGATATCATTGCCGACAAGGTGATGGGGCAGGGGCAGCGTCCGGCATGGGTCATCAGCCAGCCGGAGATTGGCGGCGTGAAGATCGCCTCACCGGACTACGCCGCCTGGCCGCGAGATAAACGCATTGCCGAGGCGAAAAAGCTGCTGGCCGAGGCCGGGTTCGACGCGGCGCATCCGCTGACCTTTAACCTGCTCTATAACACCATGGAAACTCACCAGCGCATCGCCATTGCCGCCAGCTCGATGTGGCAGAAAAATCTTGGCGTGACGGCAAAGCTGCAAAACCAGGAGTGGAAAACCATGCTTGATACCATGCACACCGGCAACTTCGACGCCGTGCGCTATGCGTGGATAGCAGACTACGACGATGCGGCGACCTTCCTGAATACGTTCCGCACCGGTGACAGCGAGAATACCTCCCTCTACAGCAATCCGGCCTATGATGAGCTGATGCACAGCGCGGCAAAGGCGAAGGACGCTAACGAGCGCGGCAAGGATTATCAGCAGGCGGAAGCGATTCTGGCCCAGGACGTGCCGGCGATCCCGGTTTACCACTATGTCAGAGCGCGTTTGGTAAAACCATGGGTAGGCGGGTTCGATCCCAACAACCTCGGTTACGTCTATACAAAAGATCTCTACATCACCAAACACTGA
- a CDS encoding LysR family transcriptional regulator, whose protein sequence is MKRPSWNELQAVKTIAEQRSFRRAAEVLGLKRSSLSHTIKGLEATLGVRLFHRTTRSVALTEAGEMLIARLTPLLAEMDELLNDVTASGHQPYGTLRISASDAAIRLLLEKVLPTFIQQKPGIEIDLVAQGQLVDIVALGFDAGIRLIEDVPKDMVAIPLSGPLRFVTVASPDYLAWRPKIQHPQDMMQHICLRQRLPGGKRYHWEYQQHEQQLALDVPGSLTLDSSALMVEAAVAGLGIAYVPELYAQPWLANQQLVTLLDDWTIASQGIALYFPQNRHMPVALRLFVDAVKAAPRV, encoded by the coding sequence ATGAAACGCCCTTCCTGGAACGAACTGCAGGCCGTGAAAACCATTGCCGAGCAGCGTAGCTTTCGGCGCGCCGCTGAGGTGCTCGGGCTTAAACGTTCATCGCTCAGCCATACCATCAAAGGGCTGGAGGCTACGCTTGGCGTACGCCTTTTCCATCGAACAACACGGAGCGTGGCGCTGACCGAAGCAGGTGAAATGCTTATTGCGCGCCTCACGCCGCTGCTGGCAGAGATGGATGAGCTGCTTAATGACGTGACGGCGAGCGGTCATCAACCCTATGGCACTCTGCGTATCAGCGCCAGCGATGCAGCGATCCGCCTTCTACTGGAAAAGGTATTGCCGACGTTTATTCAGCAGAAGCCGGGGATTGAAATTGACTTGGTCGCACAGGGTCAGCTGGTGGATATTGTCGCGCTAGGGTTTGATGCGGGCATTCGGCTGATTGAAGATGTACCCAAAGACATGGTCGCCATTCCCCTGAGCGGCCCCCTGCGCTTTGTCACCGTGGCATCGCCCGATTACCTGGCATGGCGGCCGAAAATCCAACATCCTCAGGATATGATGCAGCACATCTGTTTGCGGCAGCGCTTGCCTGGCGGCAAACGCTATCACTGGGAATATCAGCAGCATGAGCAGCAGCTTGCACTGGATGTCCCTGGCAGTCTGACTCTCGACAGCAGCGCGCTCATGGTAGAGGCTGCGGTCGCCGGATTAGGCATAGCCTACGTGCCAGAGCTCTATGCGCAGCCGTGGCTGGCTAACCAGCAACTGGTGACGCTATTGGACGACTGGACAATTGCATCGCAAGGAATTGCGCTCTACTTTCCGCAAAATCGTCATATGCCCGTTGCGTTACGGCTGTTTGTCGATGCGGTAAAAGCAGCGCCGCGCGTCTGA
- a CDS encoding SDR family oxidoreductase — translation MKTWLITGASSGLGRLMSEKLLARGDRVVATVRREAALDDMRTQYGDRLQVVVLDLSMTSTISSAVDAAFAQVGQIDIVVSNAAYGLFGAAEELSDGQIDRQLTTNLMGSIQLIRAAIPFLRQQGGGRIVQVSSEGGQIAYPNFSLYHASKWGIEGFVEAVRQEVAAFGIDFLLVEPGPTATQFGTGLDVADALPEYQETAAGKMREALLSDEFVIKGDAEKCVAAMIAAADADSPPLRLPLGSTAYDNIEAALKARLEALYAMKAVAYSADRNDV, via the coding sequence ATGAAAACCTGGCTAATTACCGGCGCGTCCAGCGGCCTGGGGCGTTTGATGAGTGAAAAATTACTGGCCCGTGGCGACAGGGTAGTGGCAACCGTTCGTCGTGAGGCTGCATTAGATGATATGCGCACGCAGTACGGCGATCGTTTGCAGGTAGTGGTGCTCGATCTCAGCATGACGTCCACCATCAGTTCCGCTGTTGACGCTGCGTTCGCTCAGGTGGGGCAGATTGATATTGTGGTCAGTAATGCGGCTTACGGGCTGTTTGGCGCAGCGGAAGAGCTGAGCGATGGGCAAATTGATCGGCAGTTAACCACCAATCTTATGGGCTCAATTCAGCTGATTCGTGCGGCAATTCCCTTTTTGCGCCAGCAGGGAGGCGGGCGCATTGTGCAGGTCTCTTCGGAAGGCGGCCAAATTGCCTATCCCAACTTCAGTTTGTATCACGCCAGTAAATGGGGCATTGAGGGCTTTGTCGAAGCGGTTCGCCAGGAAGTTGCCGCGTTTGGCATCGACTTTTTGTTGGTAGAGCCGGGGCCCACGGCAACCCAGTTTGGAACCGGGCTGGATGTGGCTGATGCTTTGCCTGAGTACCAGGAAACGGCAGCGGGGAAAATGCGGGAGGCTCTCCTCTCTGACGAGTTTGTCATTAAAGGCGATGCAGAGAAATGCGTGGCGGCGATGATTGCCGCGGCTGATGCGGACAGCCCACCCCTGCGTCTACCCTTGGGCAGCACCGCCTATGACAATATTGAAGCGGCACTTAAAGCCCGTCTGGAGGCGCTGTACGCGATGAAAGCCGTAGCCTATAGCGCAGATCGCAACGATGTGTAG
- a CDS encoding aldo/keto reductase family oxidoreductase — protein MSKPMMRYRLGDHEVNRLGYGAMQLAGPGVFGPVKDEARAIQVLRDAVAFGVNHIDTSDFYGPHETNRLIKKALHPYPDDLCIVTKVGARRDEKGGWLPAFSPEELTQAVEDNLHNLGLDVIPVVNLRSMFNVHHPQEGSLEKELETLIKLKERGLIQHIGLSHVTAKQVADAQKMTPIVCVQNMYNLANRQDDALVDELAAQGIAYVPFFPLGGFSPLQSEQLNDIASELQATPMQVALAWLLKRSPNILLIPGTSSPQHLQENLASEQLILSNEVINRLNELSI, from the coding sequence ATGTCAAAACCCATGATGCGTTACCGCCTGGGCGACCACGAAGTAAACCGTTTAGGCTATGGTGCCATGCAGTTGGCAGGTCCGGGTGTATTTGGGCCGGTTAAAGATGAAGCGCGGGCGATTCAGGTTCTGCGTGACGCCGTTGCCTTTGGCGTTAATCACATTGATACCAGCGATTTTTACGGCCCACATGAAACCAACCGGCTGATTAAAAAAGCGCTACATCCTTATCCTGACGATCTGTGCATCGTGACGAAAGTGGGCGCGCGGCGTGATGAAAAGGGCGGATGGCTTCCAGCATTCAGCCCGGAAGAGCTGACCCAGGCGGTAGAAGATAACTTACATAACCTGGGGCTGGACGTGATACCGGTGGTCAATCTGCGCAGCATGTTCAATGTGCATCATCCGCAGGAGGGTTCTCTGGAAAAAGAGCTGGAGACGTTGATCAAACTGAAGGAGCGCGGGCTGATCCAGCATATTGGTCTCAGCCATGTCACTGCCAAACAGGTCGCTGATGCACAAAAGATGACGCCGATTGTCTGCGTTCAGAATATGTACAACCTTGCCAACCGGCAGGACGATGCGCTGGTCGATGAGTTAGCCGCCCAGGGCATTGCCTACGTCCCGTTCTTCCCGCTTGGCGGTTTCTCGCCGTTACAGTCGGAACAACTCAATGACATCGCCAGCGAGTTACAGGCAACGCCGATGCAGGTTGCACTCGCCTGGCTACTGAAACGTTCACCCAATATCCTGTTAATCCCCGGCACGTCATCGCCGCAGCATTTGCAGGAGAATCTGGCCAGCGAACAGTTGATCCTGTCGAACGAGGTGATAAACAGGCTGAATGAGCTGAGTATTTAA
- a CDS encoding helix-turn-helix domain-containing protein: protein MRKKTLDAAEADAAKRLRDIWNEKKVTLRLTQERAAEALGFSTQASISHYLNGTTPLNTDATLKFAALLGVKPEEIRPDLAEAMNYVRKSGEYVEDRTGPGWTLLGAEHMELVNLYDRLPQSEKERHLADLKEKVAGFDRLFKELLATRKQ from the coding sequence ATGAGAAAGAAAACCCTTGATGCAGCTGAGGCTGACGCAGCCAAACGTCTTCGTGACATTTGGAACGAGAAGAAAGTGACTTTGCGCCTGACGCAAGAGAGGGCCGCAGAGGCTCTTGGCTTTAGCACGCAGGCGTCAATAAGCCACTACCTCAACGGAACGACGCCGCTTAACACCGATGCGACGCTGAAGTTTGCTGCGCTACTGGGGGTCAAGCCGGAAGAGATCCGTCCGGATCTGGCAGAAGCCATGAACTACGTGAGAAAGTCAGGGGAGTATGTTGAGGACCGCACCGGGCCAGGCTGGACGCTGCTGGGCGCTGAGCACATGGAGCTGGTTAACCTGTACGACAGGCTGCCTCAAAGTGAAAAAGAGAGACATTTAGCTGATTTAAAAGAAAAAGTAGCTGGCTTCGACAGGCTATTTAAAGAGCTGCTGGCTACCCGGAAACAGTAA